The Halogeometricum borinquense DSM 11551 genome window below encodes:
- a CDS encoding ParA family protein, which translates to MARAVSVSLQKGGVGKTTVAINLADALAARGNDVLLVDLDQQGNATEGVGRKDLYETEEPHVGDLLTDDDPVDVREIIHDRGEFDLIPAHVDLDDIEDRIRNSTFGVLWVRRRIIEPLLGEEYDYIVIDSPPSLGPLSDASLIGAGNVIVPLLMSEPSVSGFERMVEQQIRPIRKEVDLGILAIVPNDLSGNNEEKRIIDDLESSPFEQYLPSFARSERFGESPGPGLRHRIAFSRAWRDGETLREYDPNSDMLDRLDKLAQVVENGGTDA; encoded by the coding sequence ATGGCACGCGCCGTGAGCGTCTCACTGCAGAAAGGAGGCGTCGGAAAGACAACAGTCGCGATCAACCTCGCGGACGCTCTCGCAGCGCGGGGGAACGACGTGCTCCTCGTTGATCTCGACCAGCAGGGGAACGCGACGGAGGGCGTCGGTCGAAAGGACCTCTACGAGACCGAAGAGCCACACGTCGGTGACCTGCTGACCGACGACGACCCCGTAGACGTACGGGAAATCATCCACGACCGAGGTGAATTCGATCTTATCCCCGCACACGTTGACTTAGACGACATCGAAGACCGTATCCGCAACTCCACGTTCGGCGTGCTGTGGGTCCGACGGCGTATCATCGAACCGCTCCTCGGTGAGGAGTACGACTACATCGTCATCGACTCACCGCCGAGTCTCGGTCCCCTCTCAGACGCCTCGCTCATCGGTGCTGGGAACGTCATCGTCCCACTTCTGATGAGCGAACCGAGCGTCAGCGGATTCGAACGCATGGTCGAACAGCAGATTCGACCGATCCGCAAGGAAGTCGATCTCGGTATTCTCGCCATCGTACCAAACGATTTGAGCGGCAACAACGAGGAAAAGCGCATCATCGACGACCTCGAATCGTCGCCATTCGAGCAGTACCTCCCGTCGTTTGCACGATCCGAGCGATTCGGTGAATCGCCGGGGCCGGGGCTCCGCCATCGCATCGCATTCAGTCGCGCATGGCGCGACGGTGAGACACTCAGAGAATACGATCCCAACAGCGACATGCTCGACCGACTCGACAAACTGGCGCAAGTCGTCGAAAACGGAGGCACGGATGCCTGA
- a CDS encoding transglutaminase domain-containing protein, whose protein sequence is MDDDRTTLNTGDGPSIGRVILACCCVVAVILSAALVAPLSTAIGDAPADSLVVFKADSGSGPGGLGALNPGSKTSVGGGVTDDSNPYRSLDTEVHFTVESPESAYWRTGSYATYSGSGWEQTTDSQPYSGDISPAARGERMTYRVSLKTSATALPTAWRPNTVNLDSDTDLAVTEGRAVTASSGLDAGTTYTAESTRPPRNTDVLRTAGTGYPEPVQSRYTALPDTLSPRIASLTADITANASTPYEKAVAIERYLESNKDYSLSASHDGDDPVSSFLFEMDDGYCEYFASSMAVMLRTQDIPARYVVGYSSGELTGDNTYTVRNMNAHAWVEVYFPDVGWVRFDPTPGQARLDAERTAFERQEDGTYETPATTETPDSTTTPTAESQSPTDASTPTPSDSGTSADGSADDGTADDGTTDDGTADEGATGDGTDEGDSDDTDKQTPGGTPSGPSFSLNRTPVPGADVTVTVTNSGDAVSDRTVLFNGDPVGVTDIEGQVVATVPYASNLTISLAPEGERASLIAADIGPIPQDSDASFSVRDPALSVSASNDSVSYPLDTNASLSFVGSKVTASELLVVATVDTVPIRDARVSVDGETVGRTDATGRTEFTLPEEPGNVTVSVSRGEVSGEQSLTLDALSVRIDRPSIPLPYSTATVHTTLGNESAGGVPVSINGDRVATTGPNGSATVTLPLASSARVVAARYGQTSTTSVSGMLLNAGALFGTVLIGVGAVFGTAYRRGSSPLAYLSALRSRASALLDTLLGVLVSGAGLADTLLDGFRALHARLRTVVQGVVDRTIALGELPGLAAAWVTARLARLRNSGESVTERVARRAGVIDDPLDPEARTIRDCWDEFRGHVTVPKQASRTPGELAAHAVEADGLPAEPVFVIRDGFRDVEYGGRSPTDRSEQMTRAMAEIRAAIDDTDAGGDETDTEISGEDAR, encoded by the coding sequence ATGGATGACGACAGAACGACACTGAACACTGGTGATGGACCGAGTATCGGGAGAGTCATCCTCGCGTGCTGTTGCGTTGTCGCGGTGATTCTCTCGGCCGCACTCGTCGCACCGCTCTCGACTGCCATCGGTGACGCGCCAGCGGACTCGCTCGTCGTATTCAAAGCGGACTCCGGTTCCGGACCGGGTGGCCTTGGCGCACTCAACCCGGGATCAAAGACGAGCGTTGGCGGTGGTGTTACAGACGACTCAAATCCGTACCGCTCGCTCGATACTGAGGTTCACTTTACCGTCGAGAGCCCGGAATCGGCATACTGGCGAACCGGTTCGTACGCGACGTACTCCGGTTCAGGCTGGGAACAAACCACCGACTCACAACCGTACAGCGGCGACATCTCACCAGCTGCTCGCGGTGAGCGAATGACCTACCGCGTCTCGTTGAAGACATCTGCAACGGCGCTTCCGACGGCGTGGCGACCAAACACGGTCAATCTCGACAGCGACACGGATCTTGCTGTCACCGAGGGCCGGGCCGTGACCGCATCGTCAGGCCTTGACGCCGGAACAACCTACACTGCTGAAAGTACTCGGCCGCCGCGGAACACAGACGTACTTCGGACTGCAGGAACTGGCTACCCTGAACCCGTCCAGTCGCGGTACACTGCGCTCCCCGATACGCTTTCACCGCGCATCGCCAGTCTCACAGCCGACATCACTGCCAACGCCTCGACGCCCTACGAGAAAGCCGTCGCTATCGAGCGATATCTGGAGTCGAACAAGGACTACTCGCTGTCGGCATCGCACGACGGCGACGACCCAGTTTCGTCGTTTCTGTTCGAGATGGACGACGGGTACTGTGAGTACTTCGCCTCCTCGATGGCCGTGATGCTTCGTACGCAGGACATTCCTGCCCGCTACGTCGTCGGTTACTCGTCCGGCGAACTGACCGGAGACAACACGTACACGGTCCGAAATATGAACGCCCACGCGTGGGTCGAAGTGTACTTCCCCGATGTCGGATGGGTCCGCTTCGACCCGACGCCCGGCCAAGCGCGTCTCGATGCCGAACGCACCGCTTTCGAGCGGCAGGAGGACGGAACCTACGAGACGCCAGCGACGACGGAGACGCCCGATTCGACTACGACGCCGACAGCCGAATCGCAGAGCCCAACCGATGCATCGACGCCGACGCCGTCGGATAGCGGAACGAGTGCTGACGGCTCGGCAGACGACGGGACGGCTGATGACGGAACCACGGATGACGGCACGGCGGACGAGGGAGCAACCGGTGACGGGACAGACGAGGGTGACTCCGACGATACGGACAAACAGACGCCCGGCGGGACGCCATCAGGGCCATCGTTCTCGCTCAATCGGACACCGGTTCCCGGTGCTGACGTGACTGTAACCGTGACGAATTCGGGCGACGCTGTTTCGGATCGGACAGTTCTGTTCAACGGTGACCCGGTCGGTGTGACCGACATCGAAGGACAGGTAGTCGCAACGGTCCCGTACGCGTCCAACTTGACCATCTCTCTTGCACCCGAGGGCGAGAGGGCCTCGCTCATCGCAGCGGATATCGGCCCTATTCCGCAAGATAGCGACGCCTCGTTCTCGGTGCGAGATCCGGCGCTTTCGGTCAGCGCGTCGAACGACTCCGTCTCGTATCCACTGGACACGAACGCCTCACTGTCGTTCGTCGGGTCCAAAGTGACCGCGAGCGAGCTTCTCGTCGTCGCTACCGTCGATACCGTCCCCATCCGCGACGCCCGCGTGAGCGTTGATGGCGAGACAGTCGGTCGGACCGACGCGACCGGACGGACCGAGTTTACGCTCCCCGAAGAACCCGGAAACGTCACTGTCAGCGTCTCTCGTGGGGAAGTCAGCGGCGAGCAATCGCTCACGCTTGACGCGCTGTCGGTCCGCATCGACCGGCCGTCGATTCCACTCCCGTATTCGACGGCGACAGTTCACACGACGCTCGGAAACGAGAGTGCAGGCGGCGTCCCCGTCTCCATAAACGGTGACCGCGTCGCAACCACCGGGCCGAACGGCTCGGCGACGGTCACGCTCCCGCTCGCTTCGTCGGCCCGCGTCGTCGCCGCGCGGTACGGGCAGACGAGTACAACGTCCGTCTCGGGGATGCTCCTGAACGCCGGCGCACTCTTCGGAACGGTTCTCATCGGCGTCGGTGCCGTCTTCGGAACTGCCTACAGACGTGGCTCCTCGCCGCTCGCGTACCTGTCGGCTCTTCGCTCCCGTGCGTCCGCTCTTCTCGATACACTGCTGGGCGTCCTCGTTTCGGGTGCCGGACTCGCAGACACACTTTTGGACGGATTTCGAGCGCTTCACGCCCGACTTCGGACCGTCGTTCAGGGTGTCGTAGACCGAACCATCGCACTCGGTGAACTCCCCGGACTCGCCGCCGCGTGGGTCACAGCGCGGCTTGCCCGCCTCCGCAACAGTGGTGAGTCGGTCACCGAACGTGTCGCTCGACGGGCGGGCGTTATAGACGACCCGCTGGACCCTGAGGCGCGGACAATCCGCGATTGTTGGGACGAGTTCCGAGGGCACGTCACCGTCCCAAAGCAGGCCTCGCGCACACCGGGAGAGCTCGCCGCTCACGCCGTCGAAGCCGATGGACTCCCCGCGGAACCGGTGTTCGTGATTCGAGACGGCTTCCGGGATGTCGAGTACGGTGGGCGGTCCCCGACCGACCGCTCCGAACAGATGACGCGCGCGATGGCTGAGATTCGGGCCGCAATCGACGACACCGATGCGGGTGGCGACGAGACGGATACTGAAATCAGTGGGGAGGACGCCCGATGA
- a CDS encoding DUF7269 family protein has translation MKALRTVAGLAGIVVVAVTIGLVAGVVTPVSALSERVSSLDGEQYLLALAAVLLLGGLWFARRRASSTSDRFTELREMPPEGASAPASIRVGGRFDRVVGNALSSDDDDAMTPVVTRLRETATGLYADVANVDQQTARRCIRNGEWTDDELAAAFLAAGSGQAPLRSRIRVWLDPPRERRRRVDATLDALFELREGVVPASEDSERLAERESETLRESEDSAGREPETSGTDEGEVESIAPDETDHASATKVDAGGEQ, from the coding sequence ATGAAGGCGCTCCGAACTGTCGCTGGCCTCGCCGGAATCGTCGTCGTCGCCGTCACTATCGGACTCGTCGCCGGCGTCGTGACACCAGTTTCGGCGCTTTCGGAACGGGTCAGTTCGCTCGACGGCGAACAGTACCTCTTAGCTCTCGCCGCGGTGTTGCTCCTCGGTGGGCTTTGGTTCGCTCGCCGCCGTGCTTCATCAACCAGTGACCGCTTTACGGAGCTCAGAGAGATGCCCCCCGAGGGCGCTTCTGCTCCGGCGTCAATTCGCGTCGGCGGCCGGTTCGACCGGGTCGTCGGCAACGCGCTCTCGTCAGACGATGACGACGCGATGACCCCGGTCGTTACTCGGCTTCGGGAGACGGCGACCGGCCTGTACGCCGACGTGGCGAACGTTGACCAACAGACGGCACGCCGCTGTATTCGAAACGGTGAGTGGACGGACGACGAACTCGCCGCGGCGTTCCTCGCAGCGGGGTCAGGGCAAGCTCCACTTCGGTCTCGCATCCGGGTGTGGCTCGACCCGCCACGAGAGCGTCGTCGCCGGGTCGATGCCACGCTAGACGCACTGTTCGAACTCCGCGAGGGTGTGGTTCCGGCGAGTGAAGACTCCGAACGACTGGCCGAACGGGAGTCGGAGACGCTGCGCGAATCCGAAGATTCTGCGGGACGTGAGCCAGAGACCTCCGGAACTGACGAGGGTGAGGTTGAGAGCATCGCTCCCGACGAAACTGATCACGCGTCGGCCACGAAAGTCGATGCCGGTGGTGAGCAATGA
- a CDS encoding DUF58 domain-containing protein, whose product MTTLRRDDRWNVGLVGTLSLVGIGLAYANPTLVAAAVIPLTYVLYDAFSSLPETVELGIRREFDPVAPAPGERVTVTLTVENSSATESSSATDDASDDGGRTLTDVRVVDGVPAALAVESGSPRASLSLAPGETETVTYDVVATRGDFAFDDALVRLRSVAGTSVLTSEVAVGGDEVLSCSGGLTDASVAEATPCRAGTVPADSGGSGLEFHSTREYRSGDPLSRVDWRHLAKTGELTTVEFREQQASRVAVVADAREPMRAVAGPGRPTAAELCAYAALRTHRTLTADGHDVAATALGLDSVEFPDAVAVGPDGLPWPDGPREAEAMFDAASVAAAETATTATDGGVVDSDSERRGVSRDSRAATVAATLDARLASDARIVLFSPLLDDYPATLARALRRRGRSVAVLSPDVTGRETPGLALASLDRTRRRTALERTDVTVADWTPERPLDDSLSHVLTDR is encoded by the coding sequence ATGACGACGCTTCGGCGCGATGACCGATGGAACGTCGGCCTCGTCGGAACGCTGTCGCTCGTCGGTATCGGCCTTGCCTACGCGAATCCGACGCTCGTCGCGGCGGCGGTGATCCCCCTCACCTACGTCCTCTACGATGCATTCTCATCGCTCCCCGAAACTGTCGAACTCGGCATTCGTCGGGAGTTCGATCCGGTGGCACCCGCTCCCGGCGAACGCGTCACTGTGACGCTCACCGTCGAGAACAGTTCGGCCACGGAATCCTCATCAGCAACCGACGACGCAAGTGATGACGGCGGCCGAACGCTCACTGACGTTCGCGTCGTGGACGGCGTCCCCGCCGCACTCGCCGTCGAATCCGGGTCGCCCCGCGCGAGTCTGTCACTCGCCCCGGGTGAGACGGAGACGGTCACGTACGACGTCGTCGCAACCCGCGGTGACTTTGCGTTCGACGACGCACTCGTTCGTCTGCGCTCCGTCGCGGGCACCAGCGTCCTCACCAGCGAGGTGGCCGTCGGCGGCGACGAAGTGCTTTCGTGTTCCGGCGGACTGACAGATGCGTCGGTCGCGGAGGCCACGCCCTGCAGAGCCGGAACAGTGCCCGCCGATTCGGGCGGGTCGGGGTTGGAGTTTCATTCGACGCGTGAGTACCGGTCCGGTGACCCACTTTCGCGCGTCGATTGGCGGCATCTCGCCAAGACTGGCGAACTCACTACCGTCGAGTTCCGCGAGCAACAGGCCAGTCGTGTCGCTGTCGTCGCCGACGCCCGCGAACCGATGCGCGCTGTCGCTGGTCCCGGTCGCCCGACGGCGGCGGAACTGTGCGCCTACGCTGCGTTGCGGACGCACCGCACGTTGACCGCCGATGGACACGACGTGGCGGCAACAGCTCTCGGTCTCGACTCAGTTGAATTTCCAGATGCCGTTGCTGTCGGCCCTGACGGTCTCCCGTGGCCCGACGGCCCGCGGGAAGCGGAAGCGATGTTCGATGCCGCCAGTGTCGCGGCCGCTGAGACGGCGACGACAGCAACTGATGGGGGCGTGGTGGACTCCGACAGTGAGCGACGCGGCGTATCACGCGACTCGCGCGCAGCAACCGTCGCGGCGACGCTGGATGCCCGCCTCGCGTCCGACGCACGGATTGTCCTCTTTTCACCGCTTCTGGACGACTATCCGGCGACGCTTGCCCGCGCACTTCGGAGACGTGGCCGCTCGGTCGCTGTACTCTCGCCCGACGTGACCGGTCGGGAGACGCCCGGACTCGCCCTCGCGTCGCTTGACCGAACCCGCCGACGAACCGCACTCGAACGGACTGATGTCACCGTCGCTGACTGGACGCCCGAACGACCGCTCGACGACTCGCTCTCGCACGTACTTACAGACAGATGA
- a CDS encoding DUF7519 family protein, producing MTDSPLSDLETTDAAPPASNWRPTALSIAVVLCCTAILGGLLTGATQLWNAVLPAAGGAALLAGAISLAAATAYRPLSRFVAACLLLPASAGVVAGLGYVFAKQLGGTYPVGSVFVVVSLTAAGFGAAAAVRDTLESDALESALAVATVASLPPTFAFVPLAIVRIFEEFSATLYVPVLVPDPVPAAAFPGALVGGVLRFLVAPTHEGPHLFSFALVCYLAVIGLETVLRTYPVADLVRPNKPEAADRVLDPLKRGLTAATTLGTLVVFILGILFLAPRGFEMLPATILDPVTTLAGVDILRVVLFLGGVVGILLGIGSWGLRRFYDASKDELRKSTPSLVAGSAVVIGAFTLHEPVLTALLDAILDVLPAAYAGDVQTQADAVMAFYGGEVVVLGLCAGLLFVAAVAFAVLYGVVNIGVMTDRAAGAAVAGAGLFVASAVAATVGAGTTLVLAGLVGGLIVRDAGTHGVTLGHEIGRLGETRRAELVHLAVTAIVGVVAAIAAVGLADFLGRIPALDGSGLSLALGGAVLGVLFFVVALR from the coding sequence ATGACAGACTCACCGCTTTCGGACCTCGAAACGACCGACGCCGCGCCTCCGGCGTCGAACTGGCGACCCACCGCGTTGAGTATCGCTGTTGTACTCTGCTGTACGGCGATTCTCGGCGGTCTACTCACGGGTGCGACGCAACTCTGGAACGCTGTTCTCCCGGCCGCGGGCGGCGCGGCGCTGCTCGCGGGTGCTATCTCGCTCGCGGCGGCGACGGCGTACCGTCCGCTTTCGCGGTTCGTCGCTGCCTGCCTTCTTCTCCCGGCGAGTGCGGGCGTCGTCGCCGGCTTGGGGTACGTGTTCGCCAAGCAACTCGGCGGTACGTACCCTGTCGGGTCGGTGTTCGTCGTCGTCAGCCTCACAGCGGCGGGGTTCGGAGCGGCGGCGGCGGTCAGAGATACGCTTGAATCCGACGCGTTAGAGTCGGCACTCGCGGTCGCAACGGTTGCTTCGCTCCCACCGACGTTCGCGTTTGTCCCGCTTGCTATCGTCCGTATCTTCGAGGAGTTCTCCGCAACGCTGTACGTTCCAGTTCTCGTCCCCGACCCGGTTCCGGCGGCGGCGTTCCCCGGTGCACTCGTTGGCGGCGTCCTTCGATTCCTTGTCGCACCGACGCACGAAGGACCGCATCTGTTTTCGTTTGCCCTCGTCTGCTATCTCGCCGTCATCGGTCTCGAGACCGTTCTCCGGACGTATCCGGTGGCAGACCTCGTCCGGCCGAACAAGCCGGAGGCCGCGGATCGCGTCCTCGACCCACTCAAACGAGGATTGACGGCGGCGACCACACTCGGCACGCTCGTCGTCTTTATCTTGGGAATTCTCTTTCTCGCTCCGCGTGGATTCGAGATGCTTCCCGCAACGATTCTCGATCCGGTGACGACGCTCGCGGGAGTCGATATCCTTCGTGTCGTTCTCTTTCTCGGCGGCGTCGTCGGCATTCTCCTCGGTATCGGGTCGTGGGGACTCAGGCGCTTCTACGACGCCTCTAAAGACGAACTCAGAAAGTCAACTCCCTCGCTGGTAGCCGGTTCCGCTGTCGTCATCGGAGCGTTCACGCTCCACGAACCCGTACTTACGGCACTCCTCGATGCGATTCTCGATGTCCTTCCTGCGGCGTATGCGGGGGATGTGCAGACGCAGGCGGACGCCGTCATGGCATTCTACGGCGGTGAGGTGGTCGTTCTCGGCCTCTGTGCCGGGTTGCTCTTCGTCGCTGCTGTCGCTTTCGCGGTGCTGTACGGCGTGGTCAACATCGGCGTCATGACTGACAGGGCCGCCGGTGCCGCCGTCGCGGGCGCGGGTCTGTTCGTCGCGTCAGCAGTCGCCGCCACCGTTGGTGCGGGAACAACGCTCGTTCTCGCGGGGCTTGTCGGCGGACTCATCGTCCGCGACGCCGGAACTCACGGCGTGACTCTTGGTCACGAAATCGGTCGTCTCGGCGAGACACGCCGCGCGGAACTCGTCCACCTCGCCGTCACTGCTATCGTTGGCGTCGTCGCCGCGATAGCCGCTGTTGGCCTCGCGGACTTCCTCGGTCGAATCCCGGCCCTCGATGGCTCGGGGCTGTCTCTCGCTCTCGGTGGCGCGGTTCTCGGCGTCCTATTTTTCGTTGTTGCTCTGCGCTGA
- a CDS encoding GNAT family N-acetyltransferase: protein MSGPVFLEGDGVALCPADQSDLNFLRTHENDPRVRKTRTVRFPTSTDHATTRLGGTMGRNEETVGLVIRADDESVGFVYLLREDPNAIDFRYAELAYWIAYEHWDAGYATAAAKTMVKYGFDELGLHRITASTLASNESSKRVLEKVGFEREGVAREEVYTDGEWHDRIRYGLLADEWRADNS from the coding sequence ATGTCCGGGCCAGTGTTTCTCGAAGGCGATGGCGTCGCACTCTGTCCGGCCGACCAGTCGGATCTCAACTTTCTACGGACACACGAGAACGATCCCCGCGTCCGCAAAACGAGAACCGTCAGGTTTCCGACCAGTACGGATCATGCTACTACCCGTCTCGGCGGGACGATGGGTCGAAACGAGGAAACCGTCGGTCTCGTCATTCGCGCTGACGACGAATCGGTCGGGTTCGTCTACCTCCTTCGTGAGGACCCGAACGCCATCGACTTTCGCTACGCGGAGTTGGCCTACTGGATCGCTTACGAACACTGGGATGCGGGATACGCGACGGCCGCCGCGAAGACGATGGTCAAGTACGGCTTCGATGAGCTCGGTCTCCACCGCATCACAGCCTCGACGCTCGCCAGTAACGAATCTTCGAAACGCGTCTTGGAGAAAGTCGGATTCGAACGCGAGGGAGTCGCCCGCGAGGAAGTATATACCGACGGCGAGTGGCACGACCGGATTCGGTATGGACTGCTCGCAGACGAGTGGCGCGCGGATAACTCGTAG
- a CDS encoding DUF4013 domain-containing protein, giving the protein MLEEGISYPLDGDNALGRIVIGSLLIFGFILVVPVFLLYGYLVRVLEATAHGKPEPPAFDDWGKMFVDGLKAFGVTLVYGFVPFALMGASLGVGLSGGASGSDTAAGLLGGIGALGFGVSFFAMFIIYYLVPAALTNMAVEDSFGAAFDISRLKDVLLSADYFVAWIIPFLLAFVAYVLTGFLVAITIGIGTLLVPTIQFYTNVAVFYMFGRAFGKVTGIETTQSATPADAV; this is encoded by the coding sequence ATGTTAGAAGAAGGTATTTCCTATCCTCTTGATGGGGATAATGCACTCGGTCGTATCGTCATCGGATCGCTGCTCATCTTCGGGTTTATCTTGGTTGTCCCGGTATTCCTCCTGTACGGTTATCTCGTCCGAGTCCTTGAGGCGACGGCACACGGCAAACCAGAACCTCCCGCGTTCGACGACTGGGGGAAGATGTTCGTGGACGGACTCAAAGCGTTTGGCGTGACACTCGTGTACGGGTTCGTTCCGTTCGCACTCATGGGGGCCAGTCTCGGTGTCGGTCTTTCGGGTGGTGCCTCTGGAAGTGACACTGCGGCCGGACTCCTCGGTGGTATTGGAGCGCTCGGCTTCGGTGTGAGCTTCTTCGCCATGTTCATCATCTACTACCTCGTCCCGGCGGCGCTCACGAACATGGCCGTCGAAGACAGTTTCGGCGCAGCGTTCGACATCAGCCGTCTCAAAGATGTCCTGTTGAGTGCGGATTACTTCGTCGCGTGGATAATCCCGTTCTTGCTCGCGTTCGTCGCTTACGTGCTGACTGGTTTTCTCGTCGCCATCACGATCGGCATTGGAACTCTCCTCGTCCCGACTATCCAGTTCTACACGAACGTCGCCGTATTCTACATGTTCGGTCGCGCGTTCGGGAAGGTCACTGGTATCGAAACGACGCAGTCGGCAACGCCGGCCGACGCCGTGTAA